From the Nitrospinota bacterium genome, one window contains:
- a CDS encoding ABC transporter ATP-binding protein, producing MNDSLLNIKNLKTYFYTSEGLGKAVDGISLSLKKGETLGIVGESGCGKTVTALSILKLIPDPPAKIVEGEILFEGRDILKLSDSEVREIRGNKISMIFQDPLTSLNPVFTIGNQISEVLTLHQGLKKRDAVDKSIDMLKLVGIPEAERRVNEYPHQLSGGMRQRVMIAIALACHPKILIADEPTTALDVTIQAQILELLLNLKKDFGTAVILITHDLGIIAETAQRVIVIYAGRVAEEAETKELFLNPQHPYTQELLKSIPKIESSTKKENRYLHEIKGAVPSIFQPPSGCKFHPRCPYVMDICKTQEPDLLKNGERHLARCWLLNKEYSNGKRNGSYLDRG from the coding sequence ATGAATGATTCTTTATTAAACATTAAAAATCTAAAAACCTATTTCTATACTTCCGAGGGACTCGGTAAGGCAGTGGACGGAATTAGCCTCTCTCTTAAAAAGGGAGAGACACTGGGGATCGTTGGAGAATCAGGTTGTGGGAAAACGGTTACTGCCTTATCTATCTTGAAACTGATTCCTGATCCCCCTGCCAAGATCGTTGAAGGTGAAATCCTTTTTGAAGGAAGGGATATCCTTAAACTCTCTGATTCCGAGGTAAGAGAAATCAGGGGTAATAAGATTTCAATGATATTTCAAGACCCCTTGACATCACTCAATCCCGTCTTTACCATAGGAAACCAGATATCAGAGGTTTTAACTCTTCATCAGGGTCTGAAAAAAAGGGATGCTGTGGACAAATCTATTGATATGTTAAAACTTGTCGGCATTCCCGAGGCAGAAAGAAGGGTAAATGAATATCCTCACCAGCTCAGTGGAGGTATGAGACAAAGGGTCATGATTGCCATCGCCCTTGCCTGTCACCCAAAGATATTAATAGCTGATGAACCAACAACAGCCCTTGATGTAACCATTCAAGCCCAGATCCTTGAACTCCTTCTGAATCTAAAAAAGGACTTTGGAACAGCAGTTATTCTGATAACCCACGATCTTGGAATCATTGCAGAGACTGCTCAGAGAGTGATTGTTATCTATGCAGGACGTGTCGCCGAGGAAGCAGAAACAAAAGAGCTCTTTCTTAATCCCCAACATCCTTATACTCAAGAACTTCTTAAATCAATACCCAAAATTGAATCAAGTACCAAGAAAGAAAATAGATATCTGCACGAGATAAAGGGTGCTGTTCCGAGTATATTCCAACCCCCTTCTGGATGTAAATTTCATCCTCGATGTCCCTATGTCATGGATATATGTAAAACTCAGGAGCCGGATCTGCTGAAAAATGGAGAAAGACAT
- a CDS encoding DUF4911 domain-containing protein: MKHKKTIKIIARVKKKDIMYINSIIEAYEGMMVMRTIDPKEATVEFDVSPYFYSGAVKILSEISKETFLEIIHKDKIESYE, translated from the coding sequence GTGAAGCATAAAAAGACAATCAAAATTATTGCCCGGGTTAAAAAAAAAGATATCATGTATATCAATAGCATCATCGAAGCCTATGAAGGAATGATGGTCATGAGGACCATAGACCCTAAAGAGGCCACAGTCGAATTTGACGTCTCTCCATATTTCTATTCTGGAGCAGTAAAGATATTATCTGAAATCTCTAAAGAAACTTTTCTTGAAATAATCCATAAAGATAAAATCGAGTCCTATGAATGA
- a CDS encoding U32 family peptidase, with protein MNSIELLAPAGNLEKLEVAIHYGADAVYLGGTSFNLRKRAGNFSLKEMKRAIEYAHKKQVKVYVTVNIFSRNEDLLHISEYLSELDEIGADAIIVSDPGIIRVAKECVPKLPLHLSTQANTTNWASAKFWEKQGISRINLARECSLKEIKEIKEKTHSEMEILVHGSMCISYAGRCLLSSYMTGRDSNRGDCAQPCRWEYHLVESKRPGQYFMVDEDERGTYIFNSKDLCMIDYIPEMVDVGITTFKIEGRMKSIYYLATVIRIYREAINNYIKDPRTYRRNPQWRDELKKTTHRGFTTGFYIDDSQVKKESQELLSFQNYQYVGKVIEVLGKDTVKIEVKNKLFLEEEVEIIGRNMKTFSAKIDTILSEDGIKKEFGQPNEKIIISVAHPLEKHDLLRKRISIETGCEA; from the coding sequence TTGAATAGTATTGAGCTTTTGGCTCCAGCAGGAAATTTGGAAAAACTTGAAGTTGCTATTCACTATGGTGCTGATGCTGTTTATCTCGGGGGAACATCTTTCAATCTGAGAAAAAGGGCTGGAAATTTTTCACTAAAAGAGATGAAGAGGGCTATTGAATACGCCCACAAAAAACAGGTAAAGGTCTATGTTACTGTTAATATCTTTTCGCGTAATGAAGACCTTCTTCATATCTCTGAATATTTATCTGAACTCGATGAAATAGGTGCGGATGCCATCATTGTCTCTGATCCAGGAATAATTCGTGTTGCAAAAGAGTGTGTGCCCAAGCTTCCTCTCCACCTCAGTACCCAGGCAAATACCACAAACTGGGCCAGCGCAAAATTCTGGGAGAAACAGGGGATATCAAGGATCAATCTGGCAAGGGAATGCTCTTTGAAAGAAATAAAAGAGATAAAAGAAAAAACCCATTCAGAAATGGAAATCCTTGTTCATGGCTCGATGTGTATCTCATATGCAGGAAGGTGTCTTTTAAGTAGTTACATGACAGGCAGGGACTCCAATAGAGGAGACTGTGCTCAACCCTGTCGTTGGGAATACCATTTGGTTGAGAGCAAAAGACCAGGACAGTACTTTATGGTTGATGAGGATGAGAGAGGAACCTATATCTTTAATTCAAAAGACCTCTGTATGATTGATTATATTCCTGAGATGGTTGACGTTGGTATTACTACCTTTAAGATTGAAGGACGTATGAAGAGTATCTATTATCTTGCAACAGTAATCAGGATATATAGAGAAGCTATCAATAACTATATAAAAGATCCAAGAACATATAGGCGTAATCCCCAGTGGCGCGATGAATTAAAGAAAACAACTCACAGAGGTTTTACCACAGGGTTTTATATCGACGATTCGCAAGTAAAAAAAGAGAGTCAAGAACTCCTCTCCTTCCAAAATTACCAATATGTAGGTAAAGTCATTGAAGTGTTAGGTAAGGATACGGTAAAGATTGAGGTCAAAAATAAATTATTTCTTGAAGAAGAAGTTGAAATTATAGGAAGAAATATGAAGACATTTTCAGCGAAAATAGATACCATTCTTTCAGAAGATGGAATAAAAAAGGAATTCGGCCAGCCCAATGAAAAGATTATTATCAGTGTTGCTCATCCTTTGGAAAAACATGATCTTCTTAGAAAAAGGATAAGCATAGAGACAGGATGTGAAGCATAA